From the genome of Ornithobacterium rhinotracheale, one region includes:
- a CDS encoding nucleoside phosphorylase, with protein sequence MIKASELPLNPDGSVYHLNLLPEDIADTIILVGDPERVSRVSKFFDEVEIQKHKREFVTHTGVKNGKRLTVLSSGIGTDNIDIVINELDALVNVDLHTREIKDEKKSLKFVRFGTSGTVNPSIKAGDFVASRYTAGFDGLMHFYPQHQNSQFQELFLKDFKYESIRPMVYTSECDSDLLKLFKSQTVLGNTGSLSGFYGPQGRQVRLKSLDNDFLDHLHTCGLDNFEMETSAIYSFSKMLGHKALSLNCIIANRTTGEFLQSYKESVNEMIEIGLDILTK encoded by the coding sequence ATGATAAAAGCCTCAGAACTGCCGCTAAACCCCGATGGGAGCGTGTACCATTTGAATCTATTGCCAGAAGACATTGCCGATACCATCATTCTCGTGGGTGACCCCGAGCGCGTGTCTCGTGTGTCTAAATTCTTTGATGAGGTAGAAATTCAGAAGCATAAGCGAGAATTTGTAACTCATACGGGTGTTAAAAATGGTAAAAGATTAACAGTTCTTTCTTCGGGAATTGGGACAGATAATATTGATATTGTAATCAACGAACTAGATGCGCTGGTGAATGTGGATTTGCATACAAGAGAGATTAAGGACGAAAAAAAATCGCTTAAATTTGTGCGTTTTGGCACATCAGGCACCGTGAATCCATCGATAAAAGCAGGGGATTTTGTAGCTTCGCGCTATACTGCTGGTTTTGATGGGCTTATGCACTTCTACCCACAGCATCAGAATTCGCAATTTCAAGAATTGTTTTTAAAAGATTTTAAATATGAAAGTATTCGCCCGATGGTTTACACCTCTGAGTGTGATAGTGATTTGCTTAAATTATTTAAAAGTCAAACGGTTTTAGGAAACACAGGCTCTCTATCAGGATTTTATGGTCCGCAGGGGCGCCAAGTGAGATTAAAATCTCTGGATAATGATTTTTTAGACCATTTGCATACTTGTGGTTTAGATAATTTTGAGATGGAAACTTCTGCAATCTATTCGTTTTCTAAGATGTTGGGGCATAAAGCTTTATCTCTCAATTGCATCATAGCAAACCGCACTACGGGAGAGTTTTTGCAAAGCTATAAAGAATCTGTAAATGAGATGATTGAGATTGGTTTAGATATTTTAACTAAATAA
- a CDS encoding DUF2752 domain-containing protein produces MKLKKVLILSSVLFLGGALLFLYGSYNPSEVEGFPKCPSYSFLGLYCPGCGSQRAVFQLLNFNLNQAFRYNSLLVIMLPLVLYALGVKATNYIFGTHYQVRILNHHLFAKALLVLVIIYFILRNLEIQGLEFLRPPL; encoded by the coding sequence ATGAAGTTAAAAAAAGTATTAATATTGAGCTCTGTCCTGTTTCTGGGCGGAGCTTTATTATTTTTATACGGTAGCTACAATCCCTCAGAAGTGGAGGGCTTTCCCAAGTGTCCAAGCTATTCGTTTTTAGGATTGTATTGCCCTGGGTGTGGCTCTCAAAGGGCTGTTTTTCAGCTTTTAAACTTTAATTTAAACCAAGCATTTAGGTATAATTCTCTGCTGGTGATTATGCTTCCGCTCGTCTTATACGCTCTCGGGGTAAAAGCCACAAACTACATTTTCGGCACCCACTACCAAGTCCGAATACTTAATCACCACTTGTTTGCGAAGGCTCTTTTAGTCCTAGTCATAATCTATTTTATTTTAAGAAATCTAGAAATTCAAGGCTTAGAATTTTTGCGCCCTCCGCTATAA
- the alaS gene encoding alanine--tRNA ligase: MKSNEIRSKFLDFFASKKHEIVASAPIVLKDDPTLMFTNAGMNQFKDFFLGHQQPKFRRIADTQKCLRVSGKHNDLDDVGKDTYHHTMFEMLGNWSFGDYFKKEAIAWAWELLTEVYKIDKNQIYVTVFEGDQEDGTPFDQEAYDCWKEHIAPERILNGNKKDNFWEMGASGPCGPCSEIHVDIRPLEERQKVDGKTLVNKDHPQVIEVWNLVFMEFNRKADGKLEKLPAKNVDTGMGFERLCMILQGKTSNYDTDVFSGLIKQLEEISGVKYGQNEQTDIAIRVIVDHLRAVSFAIADGQLPSNNGAGYVIRRILRRAIRYGFTFLNLKKEFIYKLVDTLKDEMGGAFPELIKQYNVIKNVIKEEESSFLKTLDNGLLILDSMIANAQDHKLSGAKAFELYDTYGFPFDLTQLILAEKGISVDETEFEKELNKQKQRSKQAASLKADDWVVLRDDEEQEFIGYDSTAVNVKITKYRKVESNKKTYYQLVFNVTPFYAESGGQVGDKGVLEANNGELTYIIDTKKENNLSVHIVEELPADVNAEFKAIVAKDLRQNIMANHTATHLLHQALRQILGNHVEQKGSKVDAKNLRFDFSHFKKLSPEEILAVEQFVNQKIKEKIALQEFRSIPKEEALAKGAMALFGEKYGDNVRLIQFGESKELCGGTHVPNTADIWYFKIQNESAVAAGIRRIEAITGTEALEYFKNNEAELQQIQSQLNVNKEPLKAVVSLQAENEKLKAEIEQLKREQAKGVKQEWKSQVVEINGINAIFARAEMDNALIKDLIFQLKTELENAFIVVANLYEGKATISVGISDALAKGKSLHAGNLVREWAKEIHGGGGGQPTFATAGGKLPEGLDKVLTLAKEKLENL; encoded by the coding sequence ATCTAATGAAATAAGAAGCAAGTTTTTAGACTTCTTCGCCTCCAAAAAACACGAAATTGTAGCCTCTGCGCCAATCGTTTTAAAGGATGACCCCACTCTGATGTTTACCAATGCGGGAATGAATCAATTTAAGGACTTTTTCCTTGGGCATCAGCAGCCTAAGTTTCGCCGTATTGCCGATACGCAGAAGTGTTTGCGCGTTTCTGGAAAGCACAATGATTTAGATGATGTGGGAAAAGATACTTATCACCACACAATGTTCGAGATGCTAGGGAATTGGTCTTTTGGGGATTATTTCAAAAAAGAAGCCATCGCGTGGGCTTGGGAATTACTTACCGAAGTTTACAAAATCGATAAAAATCAGATTTATGTTACCGTTTTTGAAGGAGACCAAGAAGATGGCACCCCCTTTGACCAAGAGGCCTACGATTGCTGGAAGGAGCATATAGCCCCAGAGCGAATTTTAAACGGAAATAAAAAAGATAATTTCTGGGAAATGGGCGCAAGCGGCCCATGCGGCCCATGCTCGGAAATTCATGTGGACATTCGCCCACTGGAAGAAAGACAAAAGGTAGACGGAAAAACGCTGGTGAATAAAGACCACCCACAAGTCATTGAGGTATGGAACTTGGTGTTTATGGAATTTAATCGCAAGGCAGATGGCAAGCTAGAAAAATTGCCCGCCAAAAATGTAGATACTGGTATGGGTTTTGAGCGCCTTTGTATGATTTTGCAAGGAAAAACCTCAAACTATGATACCGATGTTTTCTCAGGATTAATCAAGCAATTGGAGGAAATCTCAGGAGTGAAATATGGGCAAAATGAGCAAACGGATATTGCAATTCGTGTAATTGTAGACCATTTGCGTGCCGTATCATTTGCCATAGCCGATGGGCAACTGCCATCAAACAATGGGGCAGGTTATGTGATACGCAGAATCCTGCGCCGTGCCATTCGTTACGGATTTACTTTCTTAAATCTAAAAAAGGAATTTATTTACAAGCTAGTAGATACGCTAAAAGATGAAATGGGCGGAGCATTCCCAGAGCTAATTAAGCAGTACAATGTAATCAAAAATGTAATCAAAGAGGAGGAAAGCTCATTCCTCAAAACATTGGATAACGGTCTTTTAATTTTAGATTCAATGATTGCCAATGCCCAAGACCATAAATTGAGCGGAGCCAAAGCCTTTGAGCTGTATGATACTTATGGCTTTCCGTTTGATTTAACACAATTAATCCTCGCAGAAAAAGGCATTTCCGTAGATGAAACCGAATTTGAAAAAGAGCTAAATAAGCAGAAACAGCGCTCAAAACAAGCCGCAAGCCTTAAAGCTGATGACTGGGTGGTGCTTAGAGATGATGAGGAGCAGGAATTCATTGGCTACGATAGCACGGCGGTAAATGTTAAAATCACCAAGTACCGAAAAGTAGAAAGCAATAAAAAAACATATTATCAATTAGTATTCAATGTTACGCCATTTTATGCAGAATCGGGCGGGCAAGTAGGCGACAAGGGCGTACTGGAAGCTAATAACGGCGAGCTTACTTATATCATAGATACTAAAAAAGAAAACAACCTAAGTGTGCATATCGTGGAAGAGCTTCCTGCCGATGTGAATGCGGAGTTTAAAGCAATAGTAGCCAAAGATTTGCGCCAAAACATTATGGCAAACCACACCGCTACGCATCTGCTGCACCAAGCCTTGCGCCAAATCCTAGGCAACCATGTGGAGCAAAAAGGCTCTAAAGTAGATGCTAAAAACCTGCGATTTGATTTTTCTCACTTTAAAAAATTATCCCCAGAAGAGATTTTAGCAGTAGAGCAGTTTGTAAATCAGAAAATTAAAGAAAAAATCGCCCTACAAGAGTTCCGAAGCATACCAAAAGAAGAAGCTTTGGCAAAAGGTGCAATGGCACTATTTGGCGAAAAATATGGCGATAATGTGCGTTTGATTCAGTTTGGCGAGAGCAAAGAGCTTTGTGGCGGAACGCATGTGCCAAACACAGCAGATATATGGTATTTTAAAATTCAAAACGAATCAGCCGTGGCCGCAGGAATCCGCAGAATTGAAGCCATCACAGGCACAGAAGCCTTAGAATATTTTAAAAACAATGAGGCAGAATTGCAACAAATTCAATCTCAATTAAATGTAAATAAAGAGCCACTAAAAGCCGTGGTTTCGTTGCAAGCTGAAAATGAGAAACTTAAAGCAGAGATTGAGCAATTAAAGCGCGAGCAAGCAAAAGGCGTGAAGCAAGAGTGGAAAAGCCAAGTAGTTGAAATAAATGGTATTAACGCAATCTTTGCGCGTGCCGAAATGGATAATGCGCTCATCAAAGATTTAATATTTCAATTAAAAACTGAGCTGGAAAACGCCTTCATTGTAGTGGCCAATCTTTACGAGGGCAAAGCTACAATCTCCGTAGGAATTAGCGATGCCTTGGCCAAGGGAAAATCCTTGCACGCAGGAAATTTAGTGCGCGAGTGGGCAAAGGAAATCCACGGAGGTGGCGGAGGGCAGCCTACATTTGCCACCGCGGGCGGAAAATTACCAGAAGGTCTAGATAAAGTTTTAACTTTGGCCAAAGAAAAACTGGAAAATTTGTAG
- a CDS encoding type I restriction-modification system subunit M, translating to MTSTQQRDELQRRIWQIANEVRGAVDGWSFKQFVLGTLFYRFISENFSNYIEGGDPEVNYASFPDDAITPEIKEDAIKTKGYFIYPSQLFANIAKNAHIDPELNMDLKKIFDAIESSANGYDSERDIKGLFADFDVTSSRLGNTVEDKNKRLAAVIKGVADLDFGHFEDNHIDLFGDAYEFLISNYAANAGKSGGEFFTPQNVSKLIAQLAMHGQTEVNKIYDPACGSGSLLLQAKKQFDQHLVQEGFFGQEINHTTYNLARMNMFLHNINYDKFDIALGDTLLTPKYGDEKPFDAIVSNPPYSVNWIGSDDPTLINDERFAPAGVLAPKSKADFAFILHALSYLSARGRAAIVTFPGIFYRGGAEQKIRQYLVDNNFVETVIALPPNLFFGTSIATNILVLSKHKPDTKTQFINASGEEFFKKETNNNVLTDDHIAHIIELFDKKEDVPHLTAWVDNSTIAKNDYNLSVSTYVETKDTREVVDINQLNAEIDQTVAKISQLRGEIAQIIKEITQEDK from the coding sequence ATGACAAGCACACAACAACGCGATGAATTGCAACGCAGAATCTGGCAGATTGCCAATGAAGTCCGTGGCGCCGTAGATGGCTGGAGTTTTAAACAATTCGTTTTAGGAACTCTTTTTTACCGCTTTATCAGCGAAAATTTTTCTAATTACATTGAGGGCGGCGATCCTGAGGTAAATTACGCCAGTTTCCCTGATGATGCCATCACCCCAGAGATTAAAGAGGATGCGATTAAAACCAAAGGCTATTTCATCTACCCCTCACAGCTTTTTGCCAATATCGCTAAAAATGCTCACATCGATCCTGAGCTAAATATGGATTTGAAAAAAATCTTTGACGCCATTGAAAGCTCTGCTAACGGGTACGATTCCGAGCGGGATATTAAAGGACTTTTTGCTGATTTTGATGTCACCAGCTCGCGCTTAGGCAACACAGTAGAGGATAAGAACAAACGTCTTGCTGCCGTGATTAAAGGCGTGGCAGATTTGGATTTTGGGCATTTTGAGGATAACCATATTGACCTATTTGGCGATGCTTATGAATTTTTGATTTCCAACTACGCTGCCAATGCGGGCAAATCGGGTGGTGAGTTTTTCACCCCGCAGAATGTTTCTAAACTCATTGCACAGCTGGCGATGCACGGACAGACAGAAGTCAATAAAATTTATGACCCTGCTTGCGGTTCGGGTTCTTTACTCTTACAAGCTAAAAAGCAGTTTGATCAACACTTGGTTCAAGAGGGATTTTTCGGCCAAGAAATCAACCACACCACCTATAACCTCGCGCGTATGAATATGTTTTTGCATAACATCAATTATGACAAATTTGACATTGCGTTGGGTGATACGCTTCTTACTCCAAAATATGGCGATGAAAAACCCTTTGATGCCATTGTTTCCAATCCGCCCTATTCCGTGAATTGGATTGGTTCAGATGATCCCACCCTGATTAATGACGAGCGTTTTGCACCCGCGGGCGTACTTGCGCCAAAATCCAAAGCGGATTTTGCTTTTATTCTCCATGCGTTAAGCTATCTTTCTGCCAGAGGGCGTGCGGCGATTGTTACCTTCCCTGGTATTTTTTACCGCGGTGGTGCTGAGCAAAAAATCCGCCAATATTTGGTAGACAATAACTTTGTAGAAACCGTTATTGCCCTGCCGCCCAACTTATTTTTTGGGACAAGTATCGCCACCAATATTTTGGTACTTTCTAAGCATAAACCCGACACAAAAACCCAGTTCATCAACGCCAGCGGTGAAGAATTCTTCAAAAAAGAAACCAATAACAATGTGCTGACCGATGATCATATCGCCCACATCATCGAGCTTTTTGACAAAAAAGAGGACGTGCCACACCTTACCGCTTGGGTGGACAACAGCACCATCGCGAAAAATGATTACAATCTTTCCGTGAGCACCTATGTAGAGACAAAAGACACGCGCGAAGTGGTTGACATCAATCAGCTCAATGCCGAAATTGATCAAACCGTTGCCAAAATCAGCCAGCTGCGTGGGGAGATTGCTCAAATCATTAAGGAAATCACCCAAGAGGATAAATAA